Proteins encoded by one window of Cannabis sativa cultivar Pink pepper isolate KNU-18-1 chromosome 4, ASM2916894v1, whole genome shotgun sequence:
- the LOC133036743 gene encoding uncharacterized protein LOC133036743: MIQSMHTGKFLKLQGQEAWEALEELSVNSQQWNYSEPRSRANNSPKRGGKYEIKEETDLRTSFEKLARKVEALVISQTMNSHVQPKKEVCASTCHNDQSCPSFLETFSEEANALHSYGKPNDSPFSNTYNPNWRNHPNFSWRQNQPQMNQGNQFNMPNPNHAQPSQPYPPQRKPSLEDTLQQFMQSTQQIMQNQSQSIAKLETQLGQLANAVTEREKGRFPSQPVPNPKGQYEVGVPSHKEEAKSISTLRSGKQIAKPDYTPQVEKDQSQPQSSNTNDLSKDNDQILPSIPKAPFPQRLLPIKKGNQYSDILEVFKQVSINIPFLDAIKQIPAYSKFLKDLCTVKRNTNVPKKAFLTEQVSSIIQYKSLVKYKDPGCPTISCIIGDHFINKALLDLGASVNLLPYSVYKQLGLGELKPTSITLQLADRSVKIPRGIIEDVLIKVDKFYFPVDFIVLDTQPVENAHAQIPIILGRPFLATSNAIINCRNGVLKLSFGNMTVELNVFNVAKSVECEEIHEVNMINTENMFEMDMNESFETYAKMFGMCLNVDDFIHDVNSLLESTPLMDTEKWKAKIEPCIPLEHVESTPEPPKLDLKPLPDTLKYAFLGESNTYPVIIASDLDEK, from the coding sequence ATGATTCAATCTATGCATACcggaaaatttttgaaattacaaGGGCAAGAGGCTTGGGAAGCTCTTGAAGAATTGTCTGTTAATTCACAACAATGGAATTATTCTGAGCCTAGGTCTAGAGCAAATAATTCACCTAAAAGGGGAGGaaaatatgaaattaaagaagaaactGATTTGAGAAcatcttttgaaaaattagcaAGAAAAGTAGAAGCCTTAGTCATAAGTCAAACTATGAATTCTCATGTTCAACCTAAAAAAGAGGTTTGTGCTAGTACTTGTCATAATGATCAATCATGTCCTTCTTTTCTTGAAACATTTTCCGAAGAGGCTAATGCATTACATTCATATGGTAAACCAAATGATAGCCCATTTTCAAACACATACAATCCTAATTGGAGAAACCATCCCAATTTTTCATGGAGACAAAACCAACCACAAATGAACCAAGGAAACCAATTCAACATGCCAAATCCGAATCATGCCCAACCAAGTCAACCTTACCCTCCACAAAGAAAGCCTTCCTTAGAAGACACTTTACAACAATTCATGCAATCCACCCAACAAATCATGCAAAATCAATCTCAATCCATTGCCAAACTTGAGACACAATTGGGTCAACTTGCCAATGCCGTAACTGAGAGAGAAAAAGGAAGATTTCCTAGTCAACCCGTCCCAAATCCTAAAGGCCAATATGAAGTAGGAGTCCCAAGTCATAAAGAAGAAGCTAAGTCTATTTCAACTCTTAGGTCCGGAAAACAAATTGCCAAACCCGATTACACACCTCAAGTTGAAAAAGACCAAAGCCAACCTCAAAGTTCCAACACAAATGACTTGTCAAAAGATAATGATCAAATTCTTCCTTCCATTCCAAAAGCTCCTTTTCCACAAAGATTACTCCCAATCAAGAAAGGCAACCAATATAGTGACATCTTAGAAGTGTTCAAACAAGTAAGTATCAACATCCCCTTCTTAGATGCCATTAAACAAATTCCTGCCTACTCCAAATTCCTGAAAGACCTTTGCACTGTTAAAAGAAACACTAATGTTCCAAAAAAGGCTTTTTTAACTGAACAAGTTAGTTCCATAATTCAATACAAAAGCCTTGTGAAATATAAAGATCCTGGTTGTCCAACAATTTCATGCATCATTGGTGATCATTTTATTAACAAAGCTTTACTTGATTTAGGAGCTAGTGTGAATTTATTGCCTTATTCTGTTTATAAGCAACTTGGTCTAGGAGAATTAAAACCAACTTCTATAACACTTCAATTAGCTGATCGTTCTGTGAAAATTCCTAGAGGTATTATAGAAGATGTTTTAATTAAAGTGGATAAGTTCTATTTTCCTGTTGATTTCATTGTTCTTGATACTCAACCTGTTGAAAATGCTCATGCTCAAATACCCATCATTTTAGGTAGACCATTTTTAGCTACATCTAATGCAATTATCAACTGTCGTAATGGTGTATTGAAATTATCTTTTGGAAACATGACTGTTGAATTGAATGTTTTTAATGTTGCTAAGTCTGTTGAGTGTGAGGAAATACATGAAGTAAACATGATTAACACGGAAAATATGTTTGAAATGGACATGAATGAATCTTTTGAAACTTATGCAAAAATGTTTGGAATGTGCTTAAATGTTGATGATTTTATTCATGATGTCAATTCTTTGCTTGAGTCTACCCCACTAATGGATACTGAAAAATGGAAAGCCAAAATTGAACCATGTATTCCATTAGAGCATGTTGAGTCAACTCCTGAACCACCAAAGTTAGATCTTAAACCTTTGCCCGACACTTTGAAATATGCATTTCTAGGAGAATCTAACACTTATCCCGTCATCATTGCATCTGATTtagatgaaaaataa